Within the Sporocytophaga myxococcoides DSM 11118 genome, the region GGGATACCTGTATCATTACACCTGGCAATCCTGTTTTGGTTTTTGCATCTCTCACGTAGCCACTTATATCATAGTGTATATCTTGTGCCATGACGTTCGAATACATTATTGAAATAAGCAAAAAGAGAAACAGATAATTTAAAAGTTTCATTATAAAAGTTGTTAAAAATTATTTTTATAAAATTATTTAAAAACAAGATCTCAACGGGTTATAGTATGAATTATTTTCTTTGATTCTTGAAAAGTATATTTTGAGGAATTTTATTTATCTTATATTTCTCTCTGTGATTTAATTTCCTTAATCCATTTATTCATCAATTAATTATTATACTTTATAATATGACCAATCTGTGAAGTTAAGATCGTAGCTCCTTAAATAATGTAACTTTTGATACCAACAGATTTTTGCAAACTAATAATGATCCACAGGACATGGATTATAATACACTAAAAAATTAAGCTAAACTTCAACCATGCATAGAGCTCAACCTTGTGTTTACAGAATACCACCCTCTCCTGGGCTTGAGGAAAATTTTACTTGATGATACCAGCCCTGGAAGGGCGACTTTATGCCAATATAGGGTGAAGCCCTATGTTGATTGCTATGCAAAGGGTATGAAGATTAAGTAGCTCAGATGTTTCGCAAGCTCAACATGACCAGAGTAAAGAATCCTTAAGCTGAAAAAATTTCTTAAAGGAGAAAGAAAAAGCCGGCGAAAAAATATTAAAGATCTTTTATATTTTCAAATCTTATAACTTTTTCAGTAGTCCTAAAAACTCTTCCTTTCTTTTTTCTTTCTGAAAAACTCCTGAATAATTTGCAGTTATTGTACTGCTGGATGTGTCCTGAATACCTCGTGAAGATACGCAGAGATGAACAGCATCTACAATGACTGCAACGTCTTCGGATTGCAAAGCTTCTTTTAAGCCTTCTGAAATCTGGTTGGTGAGGCGCTCCTGGACCTGTGGGCGCTTTGCATAATATTGTACCAAGCGATTTATCTTAGAAAGACCAATTACTTTTCCTCCGGAGATATACGCTACATGGACTTTACCTATAATAGGAACGAAATGATGTTCACAATAGGAATATAAGGTTATATCCTTTTCAATCAACATTTCATTATACCTGTACTTATTATCAAACAGTTTAATGTTTGGTTTATTAGCGGGATTTAATCCGCTAAAAACTTCCTTTACATACATTTTAGCTACCCTGTGCGGTGTTCCGCTTAAGCTGTCATCCCTCAGGTCAAGTCCTAACAGATACATAATTTCTCTAAAATGTTTCTGTATTAGTTTGATCTTGACTTCGTCATTCATTTCAAAAGCATCATCACGTAAGGGAGTATCTATGGAAGTCCCGATGTGCTCATCTCCTATTGTATCCGTTGTTTCAGTGACCAGATTCATGCAATTATAGTTTTATTTCCGCCATCACTCTTTTTACCATGGCATCGCAATACACCAGGTTAAACTCAAAAATTTCAGAAGGTGTATATGATTTTTCAATTTCTTTCTTCAACATGCCCTTAGCTCTATTGAGTCTCACTTTAACGTTAGATTCGCTTATACCCAATATGTCAGATGTTTCAGCTACATTCATTCCGTTTATTTCCCTTAAGGAAAAAACCATTCGATAGTCCAAAGGTAATTGCTGTAAGGCATTTTCTATAACCAGTCCAAGCTCTTTGGTTAGAATGGTTTTGGTCATATCAGCGGACTGATCATCAGAAAACATAGGAGTACACTCGGTTTTTATTTCATCAGGGATTTCGTTCTTAAAACCTGATTTTTGTTTTTTCCTAAAGCAATTGTTAAGCATTATTTTGGTTATCCAGGTCTTGAATGATGCACGATTTTCATAACTGGATAAATTTACATAAGCATTTATAAAAGTATCCTGCATGAGATCCTGTGTGTCCTCATGATTGTAGTTATATGCCCTGCCTGTTTTATATAGGTGGGCATTGTTTCTCCGGATAAGTATTTCGAATAATGCTATCTCCCCTGCCAGAATCTTTTGTATTATTTCTCCGTCAGAATATTGGTCAGATTTCATGTTGCTACTCCTAGATTGAGTTGGAGCATTTGATTGTTGTGGTACTAAAATTGGCATTTCCCTGTTACGCTTTAATAAATGTGGCTAGTCTTGACATGGAAAATGCTCCTATAGCCATTGTTAGGTCTCGGACGGCTATGTCAAAATATCGACCGCTTGTGATCAGCGTTATGGCGATAAGTGTTAACCATGCTGCAACAATCAGCCCTCCGATTTGAGGTTTTATTAATACGATGACTCCTGCTACTATTTCAATAACTCCTACTATCATCATAAATATGTGAGGGGAAAATGGCAACATGGGCTCAAGACTTGGGTTCAGATAATTTTCCCAGGTGGTGAGAATATTCGTGAATTTGTCAAGGCCAGCGACAATTGGCACTATTACATAAGTGAATTTTAATAAATTAAAAACAGATCTAAGTGAGTTTGAATTAGCTGTTACCATTTCTATTTTTGTTTTGAGTTATACTACATTAGAGTAACTGAACAAGTAAATGGTTACAAAAAAGTTTTAAGTTTAATTAGTAAGTTTTAAGTGGTGCCTTGTGAATGTAATTTTAAGTGGCAAGTTGCTAATCAGAACTTACCACTTAAAACTTGTCACTTATCACTTTTTTTTTGGTACTTTAGCTCCTTCTTTTCTGGCTTCTGAAAGTCCTATTGCTATTGCTTGTTTTTTGCTTTTTACCGGCTTTCTTGAACGGCCTGATTTAAGCTTGCCTTCTTTCATCTCTTTGATATTTTCTGCAACTTTTTCCTGAGCCTTTTTACTATATTTTGCCATACGTTTTTAATCGATTTTTCCTTATCAAATAACAAGTGAAATTGATTTAAAGTTGGCTTTTATTCCCTTAAATATGTTTAAAGTATTTAATTAAATACTTTAAGTTGTTGTGGTAAATGCAATTGATAATCAATTGATTGGTCGAAAATAAAAAATCCATTCTTTAAGGAATGGATTTTTTATTTTCAGATAAAGCTCATGGACTTAGATTATTCAATTTTAAGTAATTTACCTGAACTTACAGAACCATTTTCATCTTCAATCAGGTAGAAGTAATAACCATTTTTTAAGTTACCTACCGCAAGTATTTTTTCTGATCCATTCAGCGTAGCACTAAGTACAGTTTTTCCATAGATATCTGAAACCTTTACATTATAGTGTCCTGATGCATATGAATTTGCATTTATTATCAGATAATCTGAAAATGGATTAGGTGAAAGAGAAATGTCAATATTTAAAGGTTCTACTGTATTTGTAACATCTGGATTATAATCTATTTCAATATCTTTTCCCTGATTTAAATCTTCTCCGCACTTTTCTACTATCGTTTGTTCCAATTCATTTGTTATTATTGGGCTATTGAAGTCAAAATATATCAGGGATTTATTTTTAATTACAGTCCCAGGAAGTACAGCTGCTTTTGGCTTTATTTTAAATGATATAAAACCATGGCTATTTTTTTCATCGTTGATGCTATCTGGTAAATAAATATTATTAAAGTATATCTTCAACACAGGATATCCTTTTCCCTGCAAATTCCATGTGAAGTTATGAGACCCTCCTGCAAGTGATAAGGTCTCTATATCCAGGCTTTTATCCAGTGTATCTTCAACTATTACGTTATATGCAACATCATTTCCTGTATTCTGAAACCTGATGGTATAGTTGATCCAATCAGTCGAAAAAATACCATGTTCCTGACCGCATCCTCTTGGTAAGACTGATTTGTCATTAGGGTCAAAGCTATCTCTTACTTCAAAGCATTTGGTGCTTTGTTGAAACCCTCCATCTTCAACCGGAAGGTCATTAACAAAATTTTTAGCTATACTACCATCGGTTAATTTCCCACATCCTTCATATGTAGTTATTGCTTTTTCTTTCTCAGGATGAAAAGGATTCTGATCAGCTTCTATTCTGATTGTTTTTCCAGGAGCGGAGATCTTTAATGTTATTGATTTACCAGCTGGAATTTTTATTTTATTCTTATATACAAGCAGTGAATTATAAAATATTCTGAGTTGCGTGCTATCAGACATATCTCCCGTTCCCTGATTTGAAATTACTGCTTGTAGAATTCCATTGGCTAAACAGCGGGTTTTAATAATCAGATCCGATTTATCCCAATATTGATAATTGCTACATGAATTTGCCGGTGAAATTTTTGCTTCCATACAATAAGTTCTACCTCTTATACTTTCATCACCACACATAATAGAATCATTCAAAATGATAGTCCCTCCTCCTGATTGAGGAATAAAGCCAGTTTGGAAGATTAAGGTTGTATCATTCAACCTGGAAAACGGCATTGATGAGTTCTGTATTCTTAAGACGGATGGAATTGTTAATTTAATCTGAGCATCTTCAACATATTCACTTCCTTCGTTTGAATAGTGAATAAATGTTTGTCCTGGAAAACATCTCCTCATGCGGTCTTTTACCAGAGAGACGTTTAGCAGTGCACAAAACTGTCCTTTATTGCCAAAATTGTACCCTGAGTATACTTTACCAGAACCTGTTAAGGAAACTGATATACTTTGATTATTGGCAGGACAGCTTTGCTCTGCAACATAATCCAGATTAGGTTTAATTACCTGTCGTATCTTTAGATCACGACTGCCTTCATCAACAACTATTCTGAAATTTCCGTTGATGTCAGTCATATCATAATAATCTCCAGGCTCTGCAACTACTATCCGACCTGCTAAGCCTCTTTCATTTTCATCTTTATTGCAATTACCATTTTCATCTATAAAAACCTTTCCCTGGATATAATTATAGTTTTTAGAAGTCGTGAAGTCATCTTTGATTAGTAACAATGTTGCATCGCTAAATAGGATATTAAATGTTTTATTTCCTATTTTATAAACATCATCTCTCCTATTGCAAATTGCTATTAATCCTTTTTTATCTATATCAATTCCTCCTTTACGTTCTGCTGTAAAATAGTTTTCTGACCATATAAAGTTACCGGATGGATCAACTTTGGAAACGAAGGCATTGGTAGCACCTTGTGGTTCAGCAAAAAGTGTCTTATCTCCATAATTAAAAAGATTGCCAAAACATCCGAAAATAAAGGCATTACTTAAATTATCCAGTCGAACACCATATGCCTGATCATCTCTTCCTACCTGACCCCATGAATTTTGCCATATAGCAGTCCCCTCTGCATCATATCGGCATGCAAAGATCTGGCTACTATTTTGTCCCAATGAAGTTTGTCCTACCACTACAGTATTTCCATCATTATCAGCACTTATATCCCAGGGGTAATAAAAGTCAGACCTAAGTTGTTTAGCCCATAAGGGAGTTCCACTAGAGTTGAGTTTTGTTAAATAACTTCCCTGTTGAGCTTCGGGGTCAGACAATTGAATAGTACCAAAATTTACATCTTTAGAAAACCTACCGGTTATAAATATATTGCCAAGTGAATCAAGGCATATCCCCGAAGCATTTACATAACCTTCATATGAATCTCCAGCCGCTACCGTTCCCCAAATCCCTGTTCTATCGGGACTTAATTTAATGACGTAAAGACTAGCTGAAGATGATTTTTGATTTCCGGTTAATTCAATTCCGTAATAGAAACTTCTCTGTTCAAATGTACCTGTGATGTAGATATTGTTATTGTTATCAGTGGCTATGGCTGCTATATTATTAGACTGGAGATTTCCCCAAATCATATTACCATTCTTGTCAAGTTTAATAAAAGCATATGGACCGGATCCTGGGATTGGAACATCTCCAATTTTAACATCACTGCCTTGAATATTTCCAACCATAATGATATTATCGTCAGAATCAAGTGTTATAGCTAAAGGTTCATCATAATATATACTTTCATTTCCGCCTATATTTTTTGCCCAAAGGCATATTCCTCTTTTATCAAATTTAGCTATATAGATATCTCCACTTCCATTGGCTGTTAATTTTATGTTGCCAAAAGTCGTGGATTCCATAAAATATCCTATCATGATAATATTCCCCTGACTGTCAAATGCAGGTTTATCAGCATATGTGTATGAAGGGCCTGTTGAAGTTGTTCCCCATAAAATACTTTGAGCATTGCATTCCAAGCGCAAAAGTGTGCAGAATACTAATAAGACATTTAGAAAAAATTTACACATGTTATTTATGCTTATTCTATTATTAAAAACTTACCTGATTTTACAACTTCTCCATTATCTTTTAGAAAATAATAATGAATGCCCTTTTTGAATAGTGATTTAGATATTTCAATCTTATTTGAATATACTTTCTCATGGAAAAGCAAACTCCCTGTTACGTCTAATATCTCAAGATCAAGATCCTTATGTTGGTCTATTTCAAAATAAACATTTCCGTTTGATGGATTCGGATAAACCATCAGAGCTTTCATTTCATTTTTAGAAGAGATGTCAGTCGATACATCTTCAAAAGTAATCAGGTCTGCTTGTGAAAAATCACTTATGTATTCACTTTTAATAGTATGGAAAACGGTATTGGTTAATATAGGGCTATTATAATCAAAGTATATTCCAGCCTGGTTTTTAATAACAGTTCCTTCCGTTACTGAAAGCTTAGGTTTTATTGAGAAATCAATAAAGCCATTGCTCATTAAAGAATTAGTTGAGCTGTCGGGCATATTAATATCATTGAATACAAATGTGAGTACTGGTTTTTTCTCACTTCTTAAGCTCCATTGAAATGGATGAGAAGCAGCTCCTACAGACAATGTAGAAAGATCAAGGGCATCATCAAGAGTATCTTTAAGGATTACAGTGAAAACAGTATCGCTACCTGTATTTTGAAAGTAAATTTTATAATTAAAAGTCTCACCTGGTTTAATTGCATTATCACTTCCAATTCCTGTTGGAATTGATTCTTTCAAATTAGGATCATAGCTACCTACTATTTCTGCGCATGATATAGAAGATTCTGGTCTTGCATCATCTTGTGGCAATGCATTCACAAGACCTTTTGCAACTTCTCCTTCAGTGCTTTTACACATCTCAACTGTAAGAAATACATACTTAAGTTCAGGATGATTTTTAGTCTGATTTGCCTCTACCCTTAGTGTTCTTCCTATTCCTGATACCAAAAAACTTAAAAGGTCAAGAGACTTGAGTTGAAGCTTAGAAGTATAAATTAATTTATTATTGCTAAGTATCCTGTATTCAGTTGGTTCCTGCATATTTCCGGTGCCTACATTTTTTATAACAAATCTGACTAATCCGTTATCCAGGCATTGGCTGAATATCTCAAGGCTGGACCTGTCCCATTCTGGGCTGGCAATTCTGCAGGAGGATGATTTGGGACTTATTACTGCTTTGATACATTCCGTTAATCCAAGTAATTTCTCATTCCCACATACAACAGAATCGACTATATTGATTGACAATCTTTCCCCCGATTTGAGAACAGGAATTTTGTATGTTACTATACTATCGTTTGCAGAGTTCCAGGAAATTGATGAAGAAACAGGTTTTACATTTTGAGGGAACAATACTTTTAATGTTAAATCGGAAGCATCTATACTTCCGGAATTTTCACATAAAACAGACAAGTTGTTTGTAAAGCACCGTCTTAATCTGGCCTGGGTAACACTAACAGAAACGTCGGTGCATGGATTGGTCTTTATACCAAAGTTTTTATTGGAATAAACTTCTCCCATAGCAGTTGCTGAAATTTTTAATTGCTTGTCAGCAGGACAATATGCATTGATTGTCGATGATCCGAAATTTTCTTTTAGTAATGCAATCGTATAATCACCGGGAGGAAGCACAAAATCATAATTACCCTGCGGATCTGTCAAAGCATAAAATGGCCCAGGAGTGGCCATTAACAGTGTATTTCTGACACTTTTTTCACTATTGTCTTTCTTGCAATCTGAATTGAAATCATAAAACACATTTCCATTAATGATTGCAGAGCTATTCATAATTGGGGTATTGAGAAAAGGAACAGTTCTACCCATTGCATTGCCAGGATTACTTATAGTATCATAAGACATATAATACCCTCCGCATAGAAGTTTATTATCTTTATTTACAGCAATGCTTTTAATTATGAATGTTGAAGAAAATACCGGAATCCGACCAGGATCTCCTATTGTTTTAGAAGATAAAAGTTCGTTGGTTTCAGCATCATGTGTTTGTATATAAACCTGCCAACCGACAGTATAGTTGACCACTGGATTTCCGGCAGTATCCAGACATAAGTTGTCTCCCCCATTGTCATGATTTAATGTATTTGTATTTAAAATGATGTCCCAGGCCTTACTTCCATCAGCATTAAATTTCCCCAGAACTCTTGGAATTGGATCAATACTATTATTTCCGTATACACCACGGAAACCTGTATAAAAAATATCACCTTTTTTATTTACAGCAATATCAGTAATTCCATCATCATTAAAGTTGCTGTAATTCATAAATGATAAACAATACCCATTTTGGTTAAATTTAATAATATATCCATCAGAACCAGTACCATAGTTACTGGAACTACCGCAATCGGTTACGTATCCACAATGCGTTGCTCCTGCTAGATAAAAATTATCGTATTGGTCCACCGTAACTGCTCCGGCATATTCTCCGGTACAAATAGATGATGGATTTGCAATACTTTTTGCCCAGTAAAAATTTCCTGAAGGGTTTAATCTTGCAACAAAGGCACGTCCTGCCTCCTTACCTATGTTCACGCCATTGATAATTGTATTGTTAGCGATAGATCCACATATAATAACATTTCCTTTACTATCCACGGCAATGTCCCTTCCACAATCTACTGACCATCCAAAACTACTTACAAGAAGATATGGATTTTGAGTAGGTCCTTCCCCTCCTCCACCATTTACCCAAACTGTTTTTCCCTGTGAGGTAATTTTACATACGAATAAATCATTGCCTCCTCTTGATGGCCAATTGATCTGCCCTAATTTAAGCATAGATGAAAAGGTACCGGTGGCATAAATATCTCCTTTCTTATCAATAGCTAAACTTAATACTGCGCTCGGCCCTTCATTAGATGAAGAAGTTTTTAACCAGACAATTTCTCCTGAGCTGGTTAATTTTGCTATGAATAATCCAGTATAATTCTTGGAGCCAACCAACTGGTGATTTTGCCATTTAACAGAATCAGTGAATACGCCACCTACAAACAGATTACCATAATCATCCTGAATAATTTTGTATATGTTTAATGCTCCTGGTCCCTCTGTTTTAGCATACCAGTTGGGTTGTTGTGAAAAAAGGTTATTACAATTGAATACAAAGAAAAAAATGAAAATGATAAAAGTTTTCATAGATAAAATGACTAAAATTTATGACACTAAATTTATGACACTAAATTTATCATTTTATATTTTATTAGAAAAATTTCAGGAGGTACAGTTTTAAATAAGTGAAATTTTAAGCCTACCTAAATAAACTCATCAATTCCTTCTTAGTAAGAGATTTAACTATATCTGCATCTGTTTTTACAAGATCATTTACCAGTTCCTTCTTGGTCTGCTGCAATTTCATGATCTTTTCCTCAATGGTATTGGGACATATAAGCCTGACTGCTACTACATTTTTCTGCTGTCCTATTCTGTAACTTCTGTCAATTGCCTGATTTTCTACTGCAGGGTTCCACCATGGATCTACCAGGTAGACATAATCGGCTTCCGTCAGATTGAGACCTGTACCACCTGCCTTCAGACTGATTAGAAAAACTCTTACCTGATCGTTATTCTGAAAGTTATTGATCACAGCACCTCGTTCTTTTGTCTGTCCTGTCAGATATACATGTGATATGCCTTTATCATCGAGCTTTGCTTTTATGAGGTCAAGCATGGATACAAATTGAGAAAAAACAAGGATCTTGTGCTCCTTATGTTTGTTCCCAATCTCTTCCATCAATACTTCTATTTTTGCAGAATCTTCTCCATAGGCTTTGTTTTCACTGATCAATGCAGTGGAGTTACAAAGCTGTCTTAATCTGGTGAGACCTTTCAGGAAGTGCATATTTTCCTTATTTAGCTCATCCTCGTTTCTGGAAGCAATAAAGTCACGCATATCCTGCTCATATGCATCATATATACTTCTCTGGTTCTCTCCCATTTCACAGTACAGAACCATCTCCGTCTTTTCAGGCAGCTCTTTCGCCACTTGCTTTTTTGTCCTTCTCAACAAGAATGGATTAATCTTTTGGCGAAGCTCCTTTGCCCTTCCGCTATCTTCGAATTTGTCTATAGGCATAGAATAATGCCCTTTAAACTGTTGCTTGTTGCCAAGCAATCCCGGACAGACAAAGGAAAATTGTCCGAAGAGATCAAAGGTGTTGTTTTCAACAGGAGTACCAGTAAGTACAAGCTTATTCCTGGATTTAAGAAGACAGGCTGCCTTGTATCTCTGAGATTCAGGATTTTTTATAGCCTGAGATTCGTCCAGAATAATATAGTTGAAGTTGTATTTCTTCAGAGTAGAAATGTCTGATAATAATGTTCCATAGGTTGTGATAATGATTTCATAATTATCAAAATCAGACGGGTCTTTTATTCTTCCTGCACCATGAAAGGTGTGTACTTTGATTGAAGGCGCAAATCTATCTATTTCCTCCTGCCAGTTAAAAATAAGGGATGCAGGAACCACAATAAGATTTGTATTATGAGCTTGCTTCTTTCTCTGCAAAAGGATAAACGTAATGATCTGAATCGTTTTCCCCAGACCCATATCATCTGCAAGACAACCACCGAATCCGAAGTCATCAAGAAAGTTAAGCCAGTTAAGGCCTTGTTTCTGGTAGTCACGAAGGGTAGCATTAAGTTCCTTAGGGATTTCTATTTCCTGAATAGATTCGAAATGCTCAAATGCATTTCTGAAATTTTTTAGTTGTTGCAGTGTCTCATTTGTCAGAAGATGTTCTTCATACAGTTCAGCGATCTCATTAAAATTTGTTTTGGGAGTTTTCAGCATTCCTGCTACCACATCTATATCTGCAGCATTGAAGTAAGCCGAAAATTTCTTCAGCCAGTCAGCAGGAAGGATTCCCAGAGTTCCATTATCCAGCTGGATATAGCGGCTTTTATCTTTAACAGATTTCTGTAATTGCTTCAATGAAACTTTCTGATCGCCGAATTTTATATCAATAGTTGTTTCAAACCATTTGATACCACTGTTGACTTTTATGTTAATGGAAGCTTTGTTCGGGTTGTATTGAATACTCTTTAATTCATTGAATCCTAAAATAGTAATGCCATAACGCTTCCATTCTTCAAAGGCATCAAGAAACCAGTCGTTTTCCAGCAGCCTCTGTTTGTGAAGGTAGTAGCAATCGCCATTCACCTGTTCCTGGAAGAATGGATGTTGTCTTAATAAAAAAGAAACGTAACGAACTTCAGCTTCCTGGTCTCTTTCCACCAGAAAAGTATTTCCATTCTGATCTTTTGTATAAATCTGTCTTTTGGAAAGAATTGGTATTTCAACATTACCATACTTCATGACAGGTGTGATGAGGACAAAATTTTCCGAATCGGAAAGGTAAATGATTTTTTCTGAAAGCGCTGTAAATCCTTGTTCTTCCAGAAGAGTGGGTGGTGCTTTTTTTATATGTGAATAGGTAATCCGGAATTTATTCTCCAGTCCGACTAATAAGTTTT harbors:
- a CDS encoding DUF7619 domain-containing protein is translated as MCKFFLNVLLVFCTLLRLECNAQSILWGTTSTGPSYTYADKPAFDSQGNIIMIGYFMESTTFGNIKLTANGSGDIYIAKFDKRGICLWAKNIGGNESIYYDEPLAITLDSDDNIIMVGNIQGSDVKIGDVPIPGSGPYAFIKLDKNGNMIWGNLQSNNIAAIATDNNNNIYITGTFEQRSFYYGIELTGNQKSSSASLYVIKLSPDRTGIWGTVAAGDSYEGYVNASGICLDSLGNIFITGRFSKDVNFGTIQLSDPEAQQGSYLTKLNSSGTPLWAKQLRSDFYYPWDISADNDGNTVVVGQTSLGQNSSQIFACRYDAEGTAIWQNSWGQVGRDDQAYGVRLDNLSNAFIFGCFGNLFNYGDKTLFAEPQGATNAFVSKVDPSGNFIWSENYFTAERKGGIDIDKKGLIAICNRRDDVYKIGNKTFNILFSDATLLLIKDDFTTSKNYNYIQGKVFIDENGNCNKDENERGLAGRIVVAEPGDYYDMTDINGNFRIVVDEGSRDLKIRQVIKPNLDYVAEQSCPANNQSISVSLTGSGKVYSGYNFGNKGQFCALLNVSLVKDRMRRCFPGQTFIHYSNEGSEYVEDAQIKLTIPSVLRIQNSSMPFSRLNDTTLIFQTGFIPQSGGGTIILNDSIMCGDESIRGRTYCMEAKISPANSCSNYQYWDKSDLIIKTRCLANGILQAVISNQGTGDMSDSTQLRIFYNSLLVYKNKIKIPAGKSITLKISAPGKTIRIEADQNPFHPEKEKAITTYEGCGKLTDGSIAKNFVNDLPVEDGGFQQSTKCFEVRDSFDPNDKSVLPRGCGQEHGIFSTDWINYTIRFQNTGNDVAYNVIVEDTLDKSLDIETLSLAGGSHNFTWNLQGKGYPVLKIYFNNIYLPDSINDEKNSHGFISFKIKPKAAVLPGTVIKNKSLIYFDFNSPIITNELEQTIVEKCGEDLNQGKDIEIDYNPDVTNTVEPLNIDISLSPNPFSDYLIINANSYASGHYNVKVSDIYGKTVLSATLNGSEKILAVGNLKNGYYFYLIEDENGSVSSGKLLKIE
- a CDS encoding DUF7619 domain-containing protein, which encodes MKTFIIFIFFFVFNCNNLFSQQPNWYAKTEGPGALNIYKIIQDDYGNLFVGGVFTDSVKWQNHQLVGSKNYTGLFIAKLTSSGEIVWLKTSSSNEGPSAVLSLAIDKKGDIYATGTFSSMLKLGQINWPSRGGNDLFVCKITSQGKTVWVNGGGGEGPTQNPYLLVSSFGWSVDCGRDIAVDSKGNVIICGSIANNTIINGVNIGKEAGRAFVARLNPSGNFYWAKSIANPSSICTGEYAGAVTVDQYDNFYLAGATHCGYVTDCGSSSNYGTGSDGYIIKFNQNGYCLSFMNYSNFNDDGITDIAVNKKGDIFYTGFRGVYGNNSIDPIPRVLGKFNADGSKAWDIILNTNTLNHDNGGDNLCLDTAGNPVVNYTVGWQVYIQTHDAETNELLSSKTIGDPGRIPVFSSTFIIKSIAVNKDNKLLCGGYYMSYDTISNPGNAMGRTVPFLNTPIMNSSAIINGNVFYDFNSDCKKDNSEKSVRNTLLMATPGPFYALTDPQGNYDFVLPPGDYTIALLKENFGSSTINAYCPADKQLKISATAMGEVYSNKNFGIKTNPCTDVSVSVTQARLRRCFTNNLSVLCENSGSIDASDLTLKVLFPQNVKPVSSSISWNSANDSIVTYKIPVLKSGERLSINIVDSVVCGNEKLLGLTECIKAVISPKSSSCRIASPEWDRSSLEIFSQCLDNGLVRFVIKNVGTGNMQEPTEYRILSNNKLIYTSKLQLKSLDLLSFLVSGIGRTLRVEANQTKNHPELKYVFLTVEMCKSTEGEVAKGLVNALPQDDARPESSISCAEIVGSYDPNLKESIPTGIGSDNAIKPGETFNYKIYFQNTGSDTVFTVILKDTLDDALDLSTLSVGAASHPFQWSLRSEKKPVLTFVFNDINMPDSSTNSLMSNGFIDFSIKPKLSVTEGTVIKNQAGIYFDYNSPILTNTVFHTIKSEYISDFSQADLITFEDVSTDISSKNEMKALMVYPNPSNGNVYFEIDQHKDLDLEILDVTGSLLFHEKVYSNKIEISKSLFKKGIHYYFLKDNGEVVKSGKFLIIE
- a CDS encoding DUF6496 domain-containing protein, translated to MAKYSKKAQEKVAENIKEMKEGKLKSGRSRKPVKSKKQAIAIGLSEARKEGAKVPKKK
- the folE gene encoding GTP cyclohydrolase I FolE yields the protein MNLVTETTDTIGDEHIGTSIDTPLRDDAFEMNDEVKIKLIQKHFREIMYLLGLDLRDDSLSGTPHRVAKMYVKEVFSGLNPANKPNIKLFDNKYRYNEMLIEKDITLYSYCEHHFVPIIGKVHVAYISGGKVIGLSKINRLVQYYAKRPQVQERLTNQISEGLKEALQSEDVAVIVDAVHLCVSSRGIQDTSSSTITANYSGVFQKEKRKEEFLGLLKKL
- a CDS encoding sigma-70 family RNA polymerase sigma factor; the protein is MPILVPQQSNAPTQSRSSNMKSDQYSDGEIIQKILAGEIALFEILIRRNNAHLYKTGRAYNYNHEDTQDLMQDTFINAYVNLSSYENRASFKTWITKIMLNNCFRKKQKSGFKNEIPDEIKTECTPMFSDDQSADMTKTILTKELGLVIENALQQLPLDYRMVFSLREINGMNVAETSDILGISESNVKVRLNRAKGMLKKEIEKSYTPSEIFEFNLVYCDAMVKRVMAEIKL
- a CDS encoding DEAD/DEAH box helicase, producing the protein MSKPIHGYIIEDVNFASLNKGLLFTHSSTLVATDSRGFFDIQPEIIDINFVSFTTLSNLRDSPTVSVKKEESSLKFTCTCGFPGDKLCSHQIQILYNIMDRPNLRTFFDEKLRHEKIRDAAREYGLENEPDPDELFQIEYDRRSLSVKPKLKGLFAVNEVTDAYFKEQVLPKREAQQEEDFASYKQTILVFGKHRYYDHFVIELFEAETTKDGNVRNPLVPVNSTDAVWKTQEVDVLKFYAAIVGFQNNYSETKSQSDIEGLKAVVKNPLSHPAFFHDNNISEKISAQSIIPVKLKSSRMELSLSVDLKERFHEVSAELVIEDQLYDLKSLQMKFGYFIRIGDTMHLIQDEDLARVISFFRQQNHKVLIHPSKFDAFQQNLLVGLENKFRITYSHIKKAPPTLLEEQGFTALSEKIIYLSDSENFVLITPVMKYGNVEIPILSKRQIYTKDQNGNTFLVERDQEAEVRYVSFLLRQHPFFQEQVNGDCYYLHKQRLLENDWFLDAFEEWKRYGITILGFNELKSIQYNPNKASINIKVNSGIKWFETTIDIKFGDQKVSLKQLQKSVKDKSRYIQLDNGTLGILPADWLKKFSAYFNAADIDVVAGMLKTPKTNFNEIAELYEEHLLTNETLQQLKNFRNAFEHFESIQEIEIPKELNATLRDYQKQGLNWLNFLDDFGFGGCLADDMGLGKTIQIITFILLQRKKQAHNTNLIVVPASLIFNWQEEIDRFAPSIKVHTFHGAGRIKDPSDFDNYEIIITTYGTLLSDISTLKKYNFNYIILDESQAIKNPESQRYKAACLLKSRNKLVLTGTPVENNTFDLFGQFSFVCPGLLGNKQQFKGHYSMPIDKFEDSGRAKELRQKINPFLLRRTKKQVAKELPEKTEMVLYCEMGENQRSIYDAYEQDMRDFIASRNEDELNKENMHFLKGLTRLRQLCNSTALISENKAYGEDSAKIEVLMEEIGNKHKEHKILVFSQFVSMLDLIKAKLDDKGISHVYLTGQTKERGAVINNFQNNDQVRVFLISLKAGGTGLNLTEADYVYLVDPWWNPAVENQAIDRSYRIGQQKNVVAVRLICPNTIEEKIMKLQQTKKELVNDLVKTDADIVKSLTKKELMSLFR